The Roseibaca calidilacus genome has a window encoding:
- a CDS encoding ABC transporter ATP-binding protein, which produces MSRQAIEITGLRKTYAGQKGEPPKDALKGIDLSIPAGSIFGLLGPNGAGKSTLINILAGLVNKTAGQVSIWGFDQDVNPRQSRAAIGVMPQELNIDPFFTPRGALEVQAGLYGVPKSERRTDDILELIGLSDKAEAYARTLSGGMRRRLLLGKALVHSPAVLVLDEPTAGVDIELRQMLWDNVRALNKQGMTIILTTHYLEEAEEMCDEIAIINHGEVVVRDRTATLLGQLDAKTLVLTLEHETALTLPEGVTQERKADGRVSLTYRRSQISAGQILAAVADAGGVVVDVTSEEPDLQDVFLSLTRSAA; this is translated from the coding sequence ATGAGCAGACAGGCAATCGAGATCACGGGCCTTCGCAAGACCTATGCGGGCCAAAAGGGCGAACCGCCCAAGGACGCGCTGAAAGGCATCGATCTGAGCATTCCCGCAGGCAGCATCTTCGGGCTGTTGGGGCCGAACGGGGCGGGGAAATCGACACTCATCAATATCCTTGCCGGTTTGGTGAACAAGACCGCAGGGCAGGTCAGTATCTGGGGGTTTGACCAAGATGTGAACCCGCGCCAATCGCGCGCTGCCATTGGCGTCATGCCGCAAGAGTTGAATATTGACCCGTTTTTCACCCCGCGCGGCGCGCTCGAAGTGCAGGCGGGCCTGTATGGCGTGCCCAAATCCGAGCGCCGGACCGACGATATTCTGGAACTGATCGGCCTGTCGGACAAGGCCGAAGCCTATGCGCGCACGCTATCGGGCGGGATGCGGCGGCGCTTGCTGCTGGGCAAGGCGCTGGTGCACAGCCCGGCGGTGCTGGTGCTGGACGAACCCACTGCGGGCGTCGATATCGAATTGCGCCAAATGCTGTGGGACAATGTGCGCGCGCTGAACAAGCAGGGCATGACCATTATCCTGACCACCCATTACCTGGAAGAGGCCGAGGAGATGTGCGACGAGATCGCCATCATCAACCACGGTGAAGTCGTGGTGCGGGACAGGACCGCAACGCTGTTGGGCCAGTTGGACGCGAAAACACTGGTGCTGACGCTAGAGCACGAGACCGCGCTGACCTTGCCCGAAGGCGTGACCCAAGAGCGCAAGGCAGATGGGCGGGTGTCGCTGACCTATCGGCGCAGCCAGATCAGCGCCGGGCAGATCTTGGCGGCGGTTGCGGATGCGGGCGGCGTCGTTGTCGATGTCACCTCAGAGGAACCCGACCTTCAGGATGTGTTCCTGTCGCTGACCCGTTCTGCCGCGTAA
- a CDS encoding zinc-finger domain-containing protein, which yields MPHDAPETQIVTTMRVACDGGEGALGHPRVWLSISHDTGMVECPYCDKRFIHADFADDAA from the coding sequence CTGCCCCATGACGCCCCAGAGACCCAGATCGTGACCACCATGCGCGTGGCCTGCGATGGCGGCGAAGGTGCCTTGGGGCATCCGCGCGTTTGGCTGTCGATCAGCCATGACACCGGCATGGTCGAATGTCCCTATTGCGACAAGCGTTTCATCCATGCCGATTTCGCGGATGATGCGGCCTGA
- the polA gene encoding DNA polymerase I → MTFGKDSHLHLIDGSAYIFRAYHALPPLARKSDGAPVGAVAGFCNMLWRYVQGNDGPDAPTHVAVIFDKGSHTFRNDLYSDYKGHRPDMPEDLRPQIPLTREATRAFNIACEELEGYEADDIIATLARQATEAGGRVTIISGDKDLAQLVNDRVSMIRPGMQGKPDQLVDRGGVVEWFGVGPELMIDLQAIAGDSVDNIPGVRGVGAATASILLQAIGPVDRLFDEGTREAALSELAAQIDAYVLDLETRLERKVKLGSKADAAAIVALSGAEVGAELSPKELSDLAMGGNDAAKQLVTMRERLKVLRNVAPKVAEAKEAVLLSKSLVRLDDQTPITFGLDDLAVRKPDADALLAFLNQMEFRTLTRRIADSLGADTPALPEAAPTPQADTPEAPAFADAKYDCIRDLDTLHTWIAAARERGYVAVDTETTALDEMRADLVGVSLCIEAGHAAYVPLAHRAGGDGLFDDPALSDGQIPMAEALKALQPLLEDPSILKIGQNMKYDAKILKGYGISVAPIDDTMLMSYALHGGLHGHGMDALSDRYLNHAPIAIKTLLGSGKSAITFDRVPIEDATKYAAEDADITLRLWQMFKPRLHAAQVTRVYETLERPLVPVLAAMERRGIKVDRDILSRMSNAFAQKMAGLEAEIHELAGERFNVGSPKQLGEILFDKMSLDGGKKGKTGAYATGADILEDLAAEGHDLPARVLDWRQLSKLKSTYTDALQDHIHPDTGRVHTSYVITGAVTGRLSSTDPNLQNIPIRSEEGRRIRTAFVAAEGHKLVALDYSQIELRILAHIAGIDALKQAFREGQDIHAMTASEMFDVPMDQMTPEIRRQAKAINFGVIYGISGFGLARNLRIPRADAQGFIDRYFERFPGIRAYMDDTVEFAKKHGRVETLFGRRIHTPEINTKGPAAGFAKRAAINAPIQGTAADIIRRAMVRVPDAIAHLPAQMLLQVHDELVFEVEEGAVDEVIAVVREVMEGAAAPVVELDVPLVVDAGVGESWAEAH, encoded by the coding sequence ATGACATTCGGCAAGGATAGCCACCTGCATTTGATCGACGGCTCGGCCTATATCTTCCGGGCCTATCACGCGCTGCCGCCGCTTGCGCGCAAATCCGATGGCGCGCCGGTCGGGGCGGTTGCGGGGTTCTGCAACATGCTGTGGCGCTATGTGCAGGGCAATGACGGACCGGACGCGCCAACCCATGTCGCGGTGATTTTCGACAAAGGCAGCCACACCTTCCGCAATGATCTGTATTCGGATTACAAGGGCCACCGCCCCGACATGCCCGAAGACCTGCGCCCGCAGATACCGCTGACCCGGGAGGCCACGCGCGCCTTCAACATCGCCTGCGAAGAGCTGGAAGGCTATGAGGCCGACGACATCATCGCCACGCTAGCGCGGCAAGCGACAGAGGCGGGCGGGCGCGTGACCATCATCAGCGGCGACAAGGATCTGGCGCAACTGGTCAATGACCGGGTGTCGATGATCCGCCCCGGCATGCAGGGCAAGCCCGATCAGCTTGTGGACCGAGGCGGCGTGGTGGAATGGTTCGGCGTGGGGCCGGAACTGATGATCGACCTGCAAGCCATCGCAGGCGATTCGGTCGACAATATTCCCGGCGTGCGGGGCGTGGGCGCGGCGACCGCGTCGATCCTGCTGCAAGCGATTGGCCCGGTGGACCGGCTGTTCGACGAAGGCACGCGCGAGGCGGCGCTATCCGAACTGGCCGCGCAGATTGACGCCTATGTGTTGGATCTGGAAACCCGGCTGGAACGCAAGGTCAAGCTGGGGTCAAAGGCCGATGCCGCCGCCATCGTCGCGCTATCCGGGGCAGAGGTGGGTGCGGAACTTTCGCCCAAGGAATTGAGCGATCTCGCAATGGGCGGCAATGACGCCGCGAAACAACTTGTCACCATGCGCGAACGGCTGAAAGTGCTGCGCAACGTCGCGCCCAAAGTGGCAGAGGCGAAAGAGGCGGTGCTGCTGTCAAAAAGCCTTGTGCGGCTGGACGACCAGACACCGATCACCTTCGGCTTGGACGATCTGGCGGTGCGCAAGCCCGATGCGGACGCCCTGCTGGCCTTCCTGAACCAGATGGAATTTCGCACCCTCACCCGCCGCATTGCCGACAGCTTGGGGGCGGACACGCCCGCCCTGCCCGAAGCTGCCCCTACCCCGCAGGCAGACACGCCCGAAGCGCCCGCATTTGCCGACGCAAAATATGACTGCATCCGCGATCTGGACACGCTGCACACATGGATCGCAGCGGCGCGCGAACGCGGCTATGTCGCGGTCGATACCGAAACCACGGCTTTGGACGAAATGCGCGCCGACCTGGTCGGCGTCTCGCTGTGTATTGAAGCCGGTCACGCCGCCTATGTCCCGCTGGCGCACCGCGCGGGCGGCGACGGATTGTTCGATGACCCCGCCCTCAGCGACGGGCAAATCCCCATGGCCGAGGCGTTAAAGGCGCTACAACCCCTTCTGGAAGACCCGAGCATTCTGAAAATCGGGCAGAACATGAAGTATGACGCCAAGATCCTCAAAGGCTATGGCATAAGCGTTGCCCCGATAGATGACACCATGCTGATGAGCTACGCATTGCATGGCGGCCTGCACGGGCATGGGATGGATGCGCTCTCGGACCGCTATCTGAACCACGCGCCCATCGCCATCAAAACGCTGCTGGGCAGCGGTAAATCCGCCATCACCTTCGACCGTGTGCCGATAGAGGATGCAACAAAATACGCCGCAGAAGACGCCGACATCACCCTGCGCCTGTGGCAGATGTTCAAACCGCGCCTACACGCGGCGCAGGTCACGCGCGTCTATGAGACGCTGGAACGCCCGCTGGTGCCGGTTCTGGCCGCGATGGAGCGGCGGGGCATAAAGGTGGACCGCGATATCCTGTCGCGCATGTCGAACGCCTTTGCGCAGAAAATGGCCGGGCTGGAAGCGGAAATCCACGAACTGGCGGGCGAGCGGTTCAACGTGGGCTCCCCAAAGCAATTGGGCGAAATCCTGTTCGACAAGATGTCGCTGGACGGCGGTAAAAAGGGCAAGACCGGGGCTTATGCCACCGGCGCGGATATTCTGGAAGACTTGGCCGCCGAAGGCCACGACCTGCCCGCCCGCGTGCTGGATTGGCGGCAACTGTCCAAGCTGAAATCCACCTATACCGACGCGCTGCAAGACCATATCCACCCCGATACGGGCCGCGTGCACACGTCTTATGTGATTACGGGTGCGGTTACGGGGCGGCTGTCCTCGACCGATCCGAACCTGCAAAACATTCCCATCCGGTCGGAAGAAGGCCGCCGCATCCGCACCGCCTTTGTTGCCGCCGAAGGGCATAAACTGGTGGCGCTGGACTATAGCCAGATCGAGTTGCGCATCCTTGCCCATATCGCTGGCATTGACGCGTTGAAGCAAGCCTTCCGCGAGGGGCAAGATATCCACGCTATGACCGCGTCGGAAATGTTCGATGTGCCGATGGACCAGATGACACCCGAAATCCGCCGTCAGGCCAAGGCGATCAATTTCGGGGTGATCTACGGCATTTCGGGCTTTGGCCTTGCCCGCAATCTGCGCATTCCGCGCGCCGATGCGCAGGGCTTCATCGACCGCTATTTCGAGCGTTTCCCCGGCATCCGCGCCTATATGGATGACACGGTGGAATTCGCCAAAAAACATGGCCGGGTGGAAACGCTGTTCGGGCGGCGTATTCACACACCAGAGATCAACACCAAAGGCCCCGCTGCGGGCTTTGCCAAACGCGCGGCGATCAACGCGCCCATCCAAGGCACCGCCGCCGACATCATCCGCCGCGCCATGGTGCGGGTGCCGGACGCGATTGCGCACCTGCCCGCGCAGATGCTGCTACAGGTGCATGACGAACTGGTGTTCGAGGTGGAAGAGGGCGCGGTGGACGAGGTGATCGCCGTGGTGCGCGAGGTGATGGAAGGGGCCGCAGCGCCGGTGGTGGAGTTGGACGTGCCGCTGGTGGTGGATGCAGGCGTGGGGGAGAGTTGGGCGGAGGCGCATTAG
- the tsf gene encoding translation elongation factor Ts codes for MAITAAMVKELRESTGAGMMDAKKALTETNGDMEAATDWLRTKGLAKAAKKSGRTAAEGLVAVAVDGGKGVAVEVNSETDFVAKNAEFQSMVAGIAATALTVSDVDALAAAELNGKPVSTVLTDAIAKIGENMTLRRMAVVEGDTVVSYVHNAATDGMGKIGVLVAMTGGDEAFGKQVAMHIAATNPASLDEASLDPAIVEKEKQIQIEIARESGKPEAIIENMIVGRMKKFMAEVTLMGQAFVINPDLTVAQAAKEAGATITGFIRMEVGEGIEKKEENFAEEVAKMQG; via the coding sequence ATGGCAATCACCGCAGCAATGGTGAAAGAACTGCGCGAATCCACCGGCGCAGGCATGATGGACGCGAAAAAGGCCCTGACCGAAACGAATGGCGACATGGAAGCCGCCACCGATTGGCTGCGCACCAAGGGTCTGGCGAAAGCCGCCAAAAAATCGGGCCGCACGGCAGCCGAAGGTCTGGTCGCCGTGGCCGTGGATGGCGGCAAGGGCGTGGCAGTTGAAGTGAACTCGGAAACCGATTTCGTCGCCAAGAATGCCGAATTCCAGTCGATGGTGGCAGGCATTGCCGCGACCGCGCTGACCGTATCGGACGTGGACGCGCTGGCAGCGGCAGAGCTGAACGGCAAGCCCGTCTCGACCGTGCTGACCGACGCGATTGCCAAAATCGGCGAGAACATGACCCTGCGCCGCATGGCGGTTGTGGAAGGCGACACGGTTGTGTCCTATGTCCACAATGCCGCGACCGATGGCATGGGCAAGATCGGCGTTCTGGTCGCCATGACCGGCGGGGATGAGGCGTTTGGCAAGCAGGTTGCGATGCATATCGCCGCGACCAACCCGGCGTCCTTGGACGAAGCCTCGCTCGACCCGGCGATTGTCGAGAAGGAAAAGCAAATCCAGATCGAGATCGCGCGCGAATCCGGCAAGCCAGAAGCGATCATCGAGAACATGATCGTTGGCCGCATGAAGAAATTCATGGCCGAGGTCACGCTGATGGGCCAAGCCTTTGTCATCAACCCCGACCTGACCGTGGCGCAAGCCGCGAAAGAGGCGGGCGCGACGATCACCGGCTTCATCCGCATGGAAGTCGGCGAAGGGATCGAGAAGAAAGAAGAAAACTTCGCCGAGGAAGTGGCGAAGATGCAGGGCTAA
- the rpsB gene encoding 30S ribosomal protein S2 — MALPDFSMRQLLEAGVHFGHQTQRWNPRMAPYIYGERNGIHIMDLTQTVPMLDAALNVIRETVAKGGRVLFVGTKRQASKAVAEAADRSAQFYMNHRWLGGTLTNWKTVSQSIQRLKALDEKLESGAEGLTKKERLGMEREQAKLQASLGGIREMGGLPNLLFVIDVNKEDLAIQEAKKLGIPVVAVVDTNCSPDGVDYIIPGNDDAARAIALYCDLVSRAALDGMSAQMGAAGIDLGALEDAPVEEALAEEAPAETPAEG, encoded by the coding sequence ATGGCGCTTCCCGATTTCTCCATGCGTCAGCTTTTGGAAGCTGGCGTTCACTTTGGCCACCAGACGCAGCGCTGGAACCCGCGCATGGCGCCGTATATCTACGGCGAGCGTAACGGCATCCACATCATGGATCTGACGCAAACCGTGCCCATGCTGGACGCGGCGCTGAATGTCATCCGCGAAACCGTCGCCAAGGGTGGCCGCGTGCTGTTCGTCGGCACCAAGCGTCAGGCTTCCAAGGCCGTGGCCGAAGCGGCCGATCGTTCGGCCCAGTTCTACATGAACCACCGCTGGCTGGGCGGCACGCTGACCAACTGGAAAACCGTGTCGCAGTCGATCCAGCGCTTGAAAGCTCTGGACGAGAAGCTGGAAAGCGGTGCCGAAGGCCTGACCAAAAAAGAGCGTCTGGGCATGGAACGCGAACAGGCCAAGCTGCAAGCCTCGCTGGGCGGTATCCGCGAAATGGGCGGCCTGCCGAACTTGCTGTTCGTCATTGACGTGAACAAGGAAGACCTTGCCATTCAGGAAGCCAAGAAGCTGGGCATCCCGGTTGTGGCGGTGGTCGATACCAACTGCTCGCCCGATGGCGTCGATTACATCATCCCCGGCAATGACGACGCGGCGCGCGCGATTGCGCTGTATTGCGATCTGGTCAGCCGCGCGGCGCTAGACGGCATGAGCGCGCAGATGGGTGCCGCTGGCATCGACCTTGGCGCGCTGGAAGACGCCCCAGTCGAAGAGGCGCTGGCCGAAGAGGCCCCGGCAGAGACACCCGCCGAAGGCTGA
- a CDS encoding FkbM family methyltransferase: MTPAQALAQLCARASLYDLRDRAARARSAADLRKMFFALLPVVDPDLFVEAGAHDGAGARRARRLLPKARVVAYEGNPHNHARFSKNHDFAALGVEYVLSALSDTDTPQTFKVLTADRHSAQGVHSGRSSLLLREDPKAEYETVTVPGLRLDGLAKDVTRAALWVDVEGASEKVLAGAGALLDKTALMMIEVESAPFWQGQWLVHDVLAHLMGRGLVPIARDFERKHQFNILLMSEPALTLPEVLPVLELQHSLARYRGG, encoded by the coding sequence ATGACCCCCGCACAGGCCCTTGCGCAGCTTTGCGCGCGCGCATCGCTTTATGACCTGCGCGACCGCGCGGCGCGCGCACGCTCTGCCGCCGATCTGCGCAAGATGTTTTTCGCGTTGCTGCCGGTGGTCGATCCCGATCTGTTTGTCGAAGCTGGCGCGCATGACGGGGCGGGCGCACGGCGCGCGCGGCGCTTGCTGCCCAAAGCCCGCGTTGTCGCCTATGAGGGCAACCCGCATAACCACGCGCGGTTCTCCAAAAACCACGATTTCGCAGCGCTTGGGGTGGAATATGTGCTGTCGGCCCTGTCGGACACGGATACGCCGCAGACCTTCAAGGTGCTGACCGCTGACCGGCATTCGGCGCAAGGGGTTCATTCGGGCCGCTCTTCGCTGCTGCTGCGCGAGGACCCGAAGGCAGAATATGAGACCGTCACCGTGCCGGGGCTGCGGCTGGACGGTCTGGCCAAGGATGTGACGCGTGCCGCCCTGTGGGTCGATGTTGAGGGCGCAAGCGAAAAGGTGCTGGCGGGCGCAGGCGCGCTGCTGGACAAGACCGCACTGATGATGATCGAGGTCGAAAGCGCGCCCTTCTGGCAAGGGCAATGGCTGGTTCATGATGTGCTGGCGCATCTGATGGGGCGCGGGCTGGTGCCCATTGCCCGCGATTTCGAACGTAAGCACCAGTTCAACATCCTGCTGATGTCAGAGCCCGCACTGACCCTGCCAGAGGTGCTGCCAGTGCTGGAATTGCAGCATTCGCTGGCGCGCTATCGCGGCGGGTGA
- the eda gene encoding bifunctional 4-hydroxy-2-oxoglutarate aldolase/2-dehydro-3-deoxy-phosphogluconate aldolase, producing MTPNQQSDAALALCRMAPVIPVIVVDDLSHARPLAEALVAGGLPVLEVTLRTDCALDAIAAMAEVPGAVVGAGTVLTAAQMKAVKDAGARFAVSPGATAALLDAARVEELALLPGAQTCSEVMALLEQGYHVQKFFPAESIGGAGALKSIGGPLPQVTFCPTGGITPELAPGYLALPNVACVGGSWVAPKALMQAGDWAQITDLARGAAGLAR from the coding sequence ATGACCCCCAACCAGCAAAGCGATGCCGCCCTTGCGCTATGCCGCATGGCTCCGGTGATTCCGGTTATCGTGGTTGATGATCTGTCCCATGCCCGCCCCTTGGCCGAGGCGCTTGTGGCTGGCGGCCTGCCGGTGCTGGAAGTGACCTTGCGAACCGATTGCGCGCTGGATGCGATTGCCGCCATGGCAGAGGTGCCGGGGGCGGTTGTCGGCGCGGGCACGGTGCTGACTGCGGCGCAGATGAAAGCGGTCAAGGATGCGGGCGCGCGGTTCGCTGTTTCGCCCGGAGCGACGGCGGCGCTGCTGGACGCCGCGCGCGTCGAGGAACTGGCGCTACTGCCCGGCGCGCAAACCTGTTCCGAGGTGATGGCGCTTCTGGAACAGGGCTATCATGTGCAAAAATTCTTTCCGGCGGAATCCATCGGCGGGGCGGGGGCGCTGAAATCCATCGGCGGACCGTTGCCACAGGTCACGTTCTGCCCCACGGGCGGGATCACGCCGGAACTGGCGCCGGGCTATCTGGCGCTACCCAACGTTGCCTGTGTGGGTGGGTCTTGGGTGGCCCCCAAAGCCTTGATGCAGGCGGGCGACTGGGCGCAGATTACCGATCTGGCGCGCGGGGCGGCAGGGCTGGCGCGCTAG
- a CDS encoding leucyl aminopeptidase has product MTHLSALLLDLDQLATHPGRVVVFADPDAPLPRATKRCDRLTKGALARAVGSAEFGALAPGKDLTLAYPVGMKARALQIIRLPRRATPEQLRKAGNSIGRAQDEDAALVALDTLPARDIALHAALRAYRYQAMKAAPKGPLGSVLMAVKDPDSAAAALEDASALASSVHLTRDLVHAPANVLNTESFAAQIAGLADLGLTVEILDRDKMEALGMRALLAVAQGSDNPPKLAILHWKGAEGPPLCVLGKGVMFDTGGISLKPGAGMEEMTMDMGGAAVTVGLMQALALRKAPAHVIGLVGLVENMPDARAQRPGDIVRSMKGDMIEVINTDAEGRLVLCDMLHYAADRFAPRAMIDLATLTGAIIIALGHDRAGLFCNDDGLASDILGAASAVGEGAWRMPLGAEYQRQIDSRLADVKNTGGRPAGSCTAAAFLERFVPEGMPWAHLDIAGVALTKGDSAHAPKGASGWGVLTLDALIRARFEG; this is encoded by the coding sequence ATGACCCATCTCTCTGCCCTGCTGCTAGACCTTGACCAGCTTGCCACCCATCCGGGCCGCGTGGTCGTTTTTGCCGATCCCGACGCGCCCTTGCCACGCGCCACCAAGCGCTGCGACCGGCTGACCAAGGGCGCCCTGGCGCGGGCGGTGGGCAGCGCCGAATTCGGCGCGCTGGCCCCCGGCAAAGACCTGACATTGGCCTACCCCGTGGGCATGAAGGCGCGGGCGTTGCAGATCATCCGCCTGCCGCGCCGCGCCACACCAGAGCAGTTGCGCAAGGCTGGCAACAGCATAGGCCGCGCACAGGATGAGGATGCCGCGCTGGTCGCGCTAGACACCCTGCCCGCGCGCGATATCGCGCTGCACGCCGCCTTGCGCGCCTATCGCTATCAGGCCATGAAAGCCGCGCCCAAAGGCCCGCTTGGCAGCGTCTTGATGGCGGTCAAAGACCCGGACAGTGCCGCCGCCGCGCTGGAAGATGCCAGTGCATTGGCAAGTTCGGTGCACCTGACGCGCGATCTGGTCCATGCCCCGGCCAATGTGCTGAATACTGAAAGCTTCGCGGCGCAAATTGCCGGGCTGGCCGATCTGGGGCTGACCGTCGAAATCCTTGACCGCGACAAGATGGAAGCGCTGGGGATGCGCGCGCTGCTGGCCGTCGCCCAAGGGTCAGACAACCCGCCGAAACTGGCAATCCTGCACTGGAAAGGGGCCGAAGGGCCGCCCCTGTGCGTGCTGGGCAAGGGGGTGATGTTCGACACCGGCGGCATCTCTCTGAAACCCGGTGCGGGCATGGAAGAGATGACGATGGACATGGGCGGCGCGGCGGTGACCGTCGGGCTGATGCAGGCTTTGGCACTGCGCAAAGCGCCCGCGCATGTCATCGGGCTGGTCGGGCTGGTCGAAAACATGCCCGATGCGCGCGCGCAGCGACCGGGCGACATTGTGCGGTCCATGAAGGGCGACATGATAGAAGTTATCAATACCGATGCCGAAGGGCGCTTGGTGCTGTGCGATATGCTGCATTACGCCGCCGACCGATTTGCGCCGCGCGCGATGATCGACCTTGCCACGCTGACCGGCGCGATCATCATCGCGCTTGGGCATGACCGCGCGGGCCTGTTCTGCAATGATGATGGCTTGGCCAGCGACATTCTGGGCGCGGCCAGCGCCGTGGGCGAAGGCGCATGGCGCATGCCCTTGGGCGCGGAATACCAGCGCCAGATCGATTCGCGCCTTGCCGATGTCAAGAACACCGGCGGGCGGCCTGCCGGGTCTTGCACCGCAGCGGCGTTTCTAGAGCGCTTCGTGCCCGAAGGCATGCCATGGGCGCATCTGGACATTGCAGGCGTGGCGCTGACCAAGGGCGACAGCGCACACGCGCCCAAAGGGGCATCCGGCTGGGGCGTGCTGACGCTGGACGCGCTGATCCGCGCGCGCTTCGAAGGTTAG
- a CDS encoding DNA polymerase III subunit chi, protein MGKAMFYHLTRDPVEVTAATLLTRALGAGWRVALRGGDMARLEWLDAQLWLGATDSFLPHGLAGGPHDADQPILLTTAPDAPNRPACVMAVDRADVDPAEVAGLERMWILFDGQDEASLAHARGQWKAMTAAGVQAEYWSQDGGAWAKKAQSGGG, encoded by the coding sequence ATGGGCAAGGCCATGTTCTACCACCTGACGCGCGATCCCGTAGAGGTGACCGCCGCAACGCTGCTGACCCGCGCGCTTGGCGCGGGCTGGCGCGTGGCCCTGCGGGGGGGCGACATGGCGCGGTTGGAATGGCTGGACGCGCAGCTTTGGCTGGGCGCAACAGACAGCTTTCTGCCACATGGGCTGGCGGGCGGCCCGCATGATGCCGACCAGCCCATCTTGCTGACCACCGCGCCCGACGCGCCCAACCGCCCCGCCTGCGTGATGGCCGTGGACCGCGCCGACGTGGACCCGGCAGAGGTCGCTGGGCTGGAACGCATGTGGATCCTGTTCGACGGGCAGGATGAGGCGTCGCTCGCGCATGCGCGCGGTCAATGGAAGGCGATGACAGCGGCTGGCGTGCAGGCCGAATACTGGTCGCAGGACGGGGGCGCCTGGGCCAAGAAAGCGCAATCCGGCGGCGGATAA
- the hisA gene encoding 1-(5-phosphoribosyl)-5-[(5-phosphoribosylamino)methylideneamino]imidazole-4-carboxamide isomerase: protein MILYPAIDLKDGQCVRLYKGDMEKATVFGDDPAAQARAFVDQGAEWLHLVDLNGAFAGAPVNGAAVEAILAGVDVPCQLGGGIRDMVTIEGWLAKGLARVILGTVAVENPDLVWQAARAFPGKVAVGIDARNGMVATKGWAEETNVEVTELARQFEDAGVAAIIYTDINRDGAMQGPNVDATAALARAVSIPVIASGGVSRLEDLIALRDCGAALDGAISGRALYDGKLDLAEAMAVLRA from the coding sequence ATGATTCTCTATCCCGCGATTGACCTGAAGGACGGGCAATGCGTGCGCCTGTATAAAGGCGATATGGAGAAGGCGACGGTGTTCGGCGACGATCCGGCTGCACAGGCGCGCGCCTTTGTCGATCAGGGTGCCGAATGGTTGCACTTGGTTGATCTGAACGGCGCATTCGCAGGCGCACCGGTGAATGGCGCGGCGGTGGAGGCGATCCTGGCCGGGGTGGATGTGCCGTGCCAACTGGGCGGCGGCATCCGCGACATGGTCACAATCGAAGGGTGGCTGGCCAAGGGGTTGGCCCGCGTCATCCTTGGCACGGTCGCGGTGGAAAACCCCGATCTGGTGTGGCAGGCCGCGCGCGCGTTTCCGGGCAAGGTGGCCGTGGGGATTGACGCGCGCAACGGAATGGTCGCGACCAAGGGCTGGGCCGAGGAAACCAATGTCGAGGTGACAGAGCTTGCCCGCCAGTTCGAGGATGCGGGCGTGGCCGCGATCATCTATACCGACATCAACCGCGACGGGGCCATGCAAGGCCCGAATGTCGACGCCACGGCGGCACTGGCGCGGGCGGTCAGCATTCCCGTCATCGCCTCGGGCGGTGTATCGCGGTTGGAGGATCTGATCGCGCTGCGCGATTGCGGCGCCGCGCTTGATGGCGCGATTTCGGGCCGCGCGCTGTATGACGGCAAACTGGACTTGGCCGAAGCGATGGCGGTGCTGCGGGCGTAG